From one Actinomycetes bacterium genomic stretch:
- a CDS encoding prolyl oligopeptidase family serine peptidase: protein FFMRRTAEQEHAVLLTVEADGTERVLVDPCEIDPSGLTTLDSWQPSKEGALLAYQLSEGGTEESVVRVLDVRTGEQVDGPIDRARYTPIAWLPGGTAYYYVRRLAPELLPAGEEQFHRRVWLHRVGTSPEEDALVFGEGRKATEYFGVSVSRDGQWLQISAAEGTAPRNDLWVAHLPSGPLEAPALIPVQVDVDAQTGLEFCRDGRVLVSTDRDAPRGRLCVTDPADPTYEQWRDLVPQDPEAVLEGYAVLDGPELDRPVLLTSWTRHAVSELAVHDLATGERLGSVGLPGLGTIGGIIERPEGGHEAWFGYTDHTTTSTVLRYDALSGETSVWAAAPGSVEVPGVQTRQVTYDSADGTQVRMFVIAPAGAEPDRPRPTVLYGYGGFGLSLTPGYSASILAWVEAGGVWAVAGLRGGGEEGEQWHRDGMLANKHHVFEDFHAAAQWLVSAGWTTPEQLAIQGGSNGGLLVGAALTQRPDLYRAVVCSAPLLDMVRYERFGLGATWNVEYGSAEDAEELEWLLGYSPYHHVADETDYPAVLFTVFDGDSRVDPLHARKMTAALQHATSGTRPILLRAEPDVGHGARAVSRSLDLAADVLAFTAYETGLALPD from the coding sequence GTTCTTCATGCGCCGCACCGCGGAGCAGGAGCACGCGGTGCTGCTCACGGTCGAGGCGGACGGCACTGAGCGGGTGCTCGTCGACCCCTGCGAGATCGACCCCTCGGGCCTGACCACGCTGGACTCCTGGCAGCCGTCCAAGGAAGGCGCGCTCCTGGCCTACCAGCTCTCCGAGGGGGGCACCGAGGAGTCCGTCGTCCGCGTCCTGGATGTCCGCACCGGCGAGCAGGTCGACGGGCCCATCGACCGGGCCCGGTACACCCCGATCGCGTGGCTGCCGGGCGGCACGGCGTACTACTACGTACGTCGACTCGCCCCCGAACTCCTCCCCGCCGGGGAGGAGCAGTTCCACCGGCGAGTGTGGCTGCACCGCGTCGGGACCTCCCCCGAAGAAGACGCGCTCGTCTTCGGCGAGGGGCGCAAGGCCACCGAGTACTTCGGCGTGTCCGTCAGCCGCGACGGGCAGTGGCTGCAGATCTCCGCCGCGGAGGGGACCGCCCCCCGCAACGACCTGTGGGTGGCACACCTGCCGTCCGGTCCGCTCGAGGCCCCCGCCCTCATCCCGGTGCAGGTCGACGTCGACGCGCAGACCGGGCTGGAGTTCTGCCGCGACGGGCGGGTGCTGGTGTCCACCGACCGGGACGCACCCCGCGGCCGGCTGTGCGTCACCGATCCCGCCGATCCGACGTACGAGCAATGGCGCGACCTCGTCCCGCAGGACCCGGAGGCCGTCCTCGAGGGCTACGCGGTGCTGGACGGCCCGGAGCTGGACCGGCCGGTTCTGCTCACGTCGTGGACGCGCCATGCCGTGTCCGAGCTGGCCGTGCACGACCTGGCGACAGGGGAGCGACTGGGCAGCGTCGGGCTCCCGGGGCTGGGCACGATCGGCGGCATCATCGAGCGCCCCGAGGGCGGCCACGAGGCCTGGTTCGGCTACACCGACCACACGACGACGTCGACGGTCCTTCGCTACGACGCGCTCTCCGGCGAGACCTCGGTGTGGGCCGCCGCCCCGGGCAGCGTCGAGGTGCCCGGGGTGCAGACGCGACAGGTGACCTACGACTCCGCCGACGGGACGCAGGTGCGCATGTTCGTGATCGCGCCCGCCGGTGCCGAGCCCGACCGGCCACGACCGACGGTCCTGTACGGCTACGGCGGATTCGGCCTCTCCCTCACACCCGGGTACTCGGCGTCGATCCTCGCCTGGGTGGAGGCCGGCGGCGTCTGGGCCGTCGCCGGCCTGCGCGGCGGTGGCGAGGAGGGCGAACAGTGGCACCGCGACGGGATGCTCGCCAACAAGCACCACGTCTTCGAGGACTTCCACGCGGCCGCGCAGTGGCTGGTGTCAGCCGGCTGGACCACGCCGGAGCAGCTGGCGATCCAGGGGGGCTCGAACGGCGGCCTGCTGGTCGGGGCCGCTCTCACCCAGCGCCCGGACCTCTACCGCGCGGTCGTCTGCTCGGCGCCGCTGCTCGACATGGTCCGCTACGAGCGTTTCGGCCTGGGCGCGACCTGGAACGTCGAGTACGGCTCCGCCGAGGACGCCGAGGAGCTCGAGTGGCTGCTGGGCTACTCGCCCTACCACCACGTCGCCGACGAGACCGACTACCCCGCGGTGCTGTTCACCGTCTTCGACGGGGACAGCCGGGTCGACCCGCTGCACGCGCGCAAGATGACGGCCGCCCTGCAGCACGCGACGAGCGGCACCCGCCCGATCCTGCTGCGCGCCGAGCCCGACGTCGGGCACGGGGCGCGGGCCGTGAGCCGCAGCCTCGACCTCGCGGCGGACGTCCTCGCGTTCACGGCGTACGAGACCGGGCTCGCGCTGCCCGACTGA
- a CDS encoding mechanosensitive ion channel family protein: MRFAEVLASGTSSASPTPSESASSLAQQTANAITWPLKAILFIGLGVLAAMLLRWIVHRLIDRSVRTFTDNALSRRLARTKAGTTIGIADEATVERMRQRTLTVGSLLKSVSTFIIFSVAVVVVLAMLGLNVAPILASAGVVGIAVGFGAQSLIKDFLTGVFMIMEDQYGVGDVIDTGQAIGTVEDVGLRVTRIRDDQGVIWYVPNGSITRVGNRSHGWAVAIVDVPIGLQEDIERATRVIQETAESTIAEAEFADRVLDDPPTVHVESISAFSVLLRLTIRTQPQANRPVAQAVRARVLDALAKAGIASPGQVRSRDPEAFDEQIPAT, translated from the coding sequence GTGAGGTTCGCGGAGGTGCTGGCGAGCGGCACGTCCTCCGCCTCCCCCACGCCGTCGGAGTCGGCCTCGAGCCTGGCTCAGCAGACCGCGAACGCGATCACCTGGCCGCTGAAGGCGATCCTGTTCATCGGCCTCGGCGTGCTGGCCGCGATGCTGCTTCGCTGGATCGTGCACCGCCTCATCGACCGTTCGGTGCGCACCTTCACCGACAACGCCTTGTCCCGCCGCCTCGCGCGGACCAAGGCGGGCACGACGATCGGCATCGCCGACGAGGCCACCGTGGAACGCATGCGCCAGCGGACTCTGACCGTGGGCAGCCTGCTGAAGAGCGTCTCGACTTTCATCATCTTCAGCGTCGCTGTGGTCGTCGTCCTCGCGATGCTCGGCCTCAACGTCGCCCCGATCCTCGCCAGCGCCGGCGTGGTCGGCATCGCGGTCGGCTTCGGCGCCCAGAGCCTCATCAAGGACTTCCTCACCGGCGTCTTCATGATCATGGAGGACCAGTACGGCGTCGGCGACGTGATCGACACGGGCCAGGCGATCGGCACCGTGGAGGACGTCGGGCTGCGGGTGACGAGGATCCGCGACGACCAGGGTGTGATCTGGTACGTCCCCAACGGCTCCATCACGAGAGTGGGCAACCGCAGCCACGGCTGGGCCGTCGCCATCGTCGACGTGCCGATCGGCCTCCAGGAGGACATCGAGCGGGCCACGCGCGTGATCCAGGAGACGGCCGAGAGCACCATCGCCGAGGCGGAGTTCGCGGACCGCGTGCTCGACGACCCCCCGACCGTCCACGTCGAGAGCATCTCGGCCTTCAGCGTGCTCCTCCGGCTGACCATCCGCACCCAGCCGCAGGCGAACCGCCCGGTCGCCCAGGCCGTCCGCGCCCGGGTCCTCGACGCGCTGGCCAAGGCCGGGATCGCCAGCCCCGGCCAGGTCCGCTCCCGCGACCCCGAGGCATTCGACGAGCAGATCCCGGCCACCTGA
- a CDS encoding SDR family oxidoreductase, with translation MSRVGPGSLVVVTGATGYVGGRLVPELLAAGYRVRCLVRSPVKLSQVPWVSQAEVVQGDLADPDAVATAFAGADAVYYLAHSLGSSAFEDLDRRQASTVARAAEDAGIARLVYLGGLTPGGPDVSPHLRSRTEVGDILLASTVPTVVLRAAVIIGSGSASFEMLRYLTERLPVMVTPRWVDSRIQPIAIRDVLRYLVASAALPPEVDRAFDIGGPDVLTYREMMQRYARVAGLRPRVILPVRVLSPWLSAHWVGVVTPVPAPLARPLVESLRNEVVAREHDIAQWVPDPPEGLLGLDEALRLALARIREADVATRWTNAATPGAPSDPLPSDPEWSGGSLYVDERERPVDADPATLWRVLEGIGGERGWYSFPLAWAIRGWLDRAVGGVGLRRGRRDPDHVIVGESLDWWRVEERVPGQLLRLRAEMRVPGLAWLELAVRTDPTRYHQRALFHPRGLLGHAYWWSVAPFHSFVFGGMVRNIARAAERMDRAQALAETAPTQEEEPGAPGNTEDRSPEETRQRFERISDSTLR, from the coding sequence GTGAGCCGCGTCGGGCCCGGGTCCCTGGTGGTGGTGACCGGAGCGACGGGTTACGTCGGCGGTCGCCTCGTCCCCGAGCTGCTCGCCGCGGGCTACCGGGTGCGGTGCCTCGTCCGCTCCCCCGTCAAGCTGTCCCAGGTGCCCTGGGTGAGCCAGGCCGAGGTAGTCCAGGGCGACCTCGCCGACCCCGATGCCGTGGCCACGGCCTTCGCCGGGGCCGACGCGGTGTACTACCTCGCGCACTCCCTCGGCAGCTCGGCCTTCGAGGACCTGGACCGGCGGCAGGCGAGCACCGTAGCGCGAGCGGCCGAGGACGCCGGGATCGCCCGGCTGGTCTACCTGGGTGGCCTGACCCCCGGCGGCCCCGACGTCTCGCCGCACCTGCGCTCCCGGACCGAGGTGGGCGACATCCTGCTGGCCTCGACGGTCCCCACGGTCGTCCTGCGCGCGGCCGTGATCATCGGCTCGGGCTCGGCCTCCTTCGAGATGCTGCGCTACCTGACCGAGCGGCTGCCGGTGATGGTCACGCCCCGGTGGGTGGACTCACGCATCCAGCCCATCGCCATTCGCGACGTCCTGCGCTACCTCGTGGCGAGCGCGGCGCTGCCGCCAGAGGTCGACCGGGCCTTCGACATCGGCGGTCCCGACGTCCTGACCTACCGCGAGATGATGCAGCGCTACGCCCGGGTGGCCGGGCTCCGGCCGCGCGTCATCCTGCCCGTGCGGGTCCTCAGCCCGTGGCTGTCGGCGCACTGGGTCGGCGTGGTGACGCCGGTACCCGCCCCCCTCGCCCGTCCCCTCGTCGAGTCGCTGCGCAACGAGGTGGTGGCCCGCGAGCACGACATCGCGCAGTGGGTCCCCGACCCGCCCGAGGGGCTCCTCGGTCTCGACGAGGCGCTGCGGCTGGCCCTGGCGCGCATCCGCGAGGCGGACGTGGCGACGAGGTGGACCAACGCTGCGACCCCCGGTGCTCCGAGCGACCCGCTGCCCTCGGACCCCGAGTGGTCAGGGGGCTCCCTGTACGTCGACGAGCGCGAGCGGCCGGTCGACGCCGACCCGGCGACCCTGTGGCGGGTGCTCGAGGGCATCGGCGGGGAGCGCGGCTGGTACTCCTTCCCCCTCGCGTGGGCGATCCGCGGCTGGCTGGACCGCGCGGTCGGCGGGGTGGGGCTACGACGCGGGCGCCGAGACCCCGATCACGTCATCGTCGGGGAGTCGCTGGACTGGTGGCGCGTCGAGGAGCGGGTGCCCGGGCAGCTGCTGCGGTTACGGGCCGAGATGCGGGTTCCGGGACTGGCCTGGCTCGAGCTCGCAGTCCGCACCGACCCGACGCGCTACCACCAACGGGCGCTGTTCCACCCCCGTGGTCTGCTCGGCCACGCCTACTGGTGGAGCGTGGCTCCCTTTCACTCCTTCGTGTTCGGCGGGATGGTGCGCAACATCGCCCGCGCGGCCGAACGGATGGACCGGGCTCAGGCCTTGGCCGAGACCGCGCCCACCCAGGAGGAGGAGCCGGGTGCGCCGGGGAACACCGAGGACAGGTCCCCGGAGGAGACCCGGCAGCGCTTCGAGAGGATCTCCGACAGCACGCTGCGGTAG
- a CDS encoding DUF1800 domain-containing protein yields the protein MGAGALVTAAGGTSLLAVPAQAATPKPPGSPTSHRYLATDPVLHLIRRATYGYTPTLEKEVRAVGTRTWLEQQLAPSTVSDTTMDAILAKHFPRLNWTIRQVWDTNQFTNYSGDMMTDTLLATVARSLWSKRQLFEVMVEFWSNHLNVTCPSDSVWDNRHLYDRDVIRKHALGNFKDMLLASAKHPAMLNYLNQAESTKDQPNENYGREVLELHTVGVDAGYDENDIYASAKILTGLTLKNLKPPYDDNSGNPKNASWTHLEYYYDTTIHYPSPVQVMGHTFNTHKASGGEADANAYLLWLARHPKTAQRLALKLATHFVSDNPPDSLVTRMANAYTANDTAIVPVLRTLFTSREFATSVEQKVKRPYEDIVGALRTLGVTQSPLPDVPAVSDDPSWRDGLQAIYWQLQDMGHAPMNWPQPDGYPDVAVSWQSSSGLLGRWSTHMSHVAGWWPSASDKTLTWPKSPVDGKKYPNQSSLARYLLPATLPKTWGSYVDGLAVRLLGQTLRPEHKTAVLAFMGKSATGAITQDLTAYNDGWFSWQMPKVVALILDSPYHEMR from the coding sequence ATGGGCGCTGGTGCCCTGGTCACGGCCGCGGGTGGGACCAGCCTGCTCGCCGTGCCGGCCCAGGCCGCCACGCCGAAGCCGCCGGGGTCCCCGACGTCGCACCGCTACCTCGCGACCGACCCGGTCCTGCACCTGATCCGCCGCGCGACCTACGGCTACACGCCCACCCTCGAGAAGGAGGTCCGCGCCGTCGGGACCCGGACCTGGCTCGAGCAGCAGCTGGCCCCGTCGACCGTCTCCGACACGACGATGGACGCGATCCTCGCCAAGCACTTCCCACGGCTGAACTGGACGATCCGCCAGGTGTGGGACACCAACCAGTTCACCAACTACTCCGGCGACATGATGACCGACACGTTGCTCGCCACGGTCGCGCGCTCGCTCTGGAGCAAGCGGCAGCTGTTCGAGGTGATGGTCGAGTTCTGGTCGAACCACCTCAACGTCACCTGTCCGAGCGACAGCGTGTGGGACAACCGGCACCTCTACGACCGCGACGTCATCCGCAAGCACGCCCTGGGCAACTTCAAGGACATGCTGCTCGCGTCCGCCAAGCACCCGGCGATGCTCAACTACCTGAACCAGGCCGAGTCGACGAAGGACCAGCCCAACGAGAACTACGGTCGTGAGGTCCTCGAGCTGCACACGGTCGGCGTCGACGCGGGCTACGACGAGAACGACATCTACGCCTCCGCGAAGATCCTCACCGGGCTTACCCTGAAGAACCTCAAGCCGCCGTACGACGACAACTCGGGCAACCCCAAGAACGCGTCGTGGACCCATCTCGAGTACTACTACGACACGACGATCCACTACCCCTCCCCCGTCCAGGTGATGGGTCACACGTTCAACACCCACAAGGCCTCCGGCGGTGAGGCGGACGCGAACGCCTATCTGCTCTGGCTCGCCCGGCACCCCAAGACCGCGCAGCGCCTCGCACTGAAGCTGGCGACTCACTTCGTGTCCGACAACCCCCCGGACAGCCTGGTCACCCGGATGGCGAACGCGTACACCGCCAACGACACCGCGATCGTCCCGGTGCTGCGCACGCTGTTCACCAGCCGGGAGTTCGCGACCTCGGTGGAGCAGAAGGTGAAGCGACCGTACGAGGACATCGTCGGCGCGCTGCGCACCCTCGGCGTCACCCAGTCGCCGCTGCCCGACGTGCCGGCCGTCTCCGACGACCCCTCGTGGCGCGACGGGCTGCAGGCGATCTACTGGCAGCTGCAGGACATGGGCCACGCGCCGATGAACTGGCCTCAGCCCGACGGCTACCCGGACGTCGCGGTGTCCTGGCAGTCCTCCAGTGGCCTGCTCGGCCGCTGGTCGACGCACATGAGCCACGTGGCCGGCTGGTGGCCGAGCGCGTCGGACAAGACCCTGACCTGGCCGAAGAGCCCGGTGGACGGCAAGAAGTACCCGAACCAGAGCAGTCTCGCGCGCTACCTGCTGCCGGCCACGCTGCCGAAGACCTGGGGCTCCTACGTCGACGGGCTGGCCGTCCGGCTGCTGGGACAGACCCTGCGTCCGGAGCACAAGACGGCGGTGCTGGCCTTCATGGGCAAGAGCGCCACCGGCGCGATCACGCAGGACCTCACGGCGTACAACGACGGCTGGTTCTCCTGGCAGATGCCCAAGGTCGTGGCGCTGATCCTCGACAGCCCCTACCACGAGATGCGCTGA
- a CDS encoding globin yields MSEAPEENFYEAVGGADTFRRLVARFYAGVAEDPVLRPLYPEADLGPAEDRLRMFLEQYWGGPRTYSQQRGHPRLRMRHAPFTIGPTERDAWLARMRTSVEELGLSAEHERELWDYLVMAAYSMVNTFE; encoded by the coding sequence GTGAGCGAGGCGCCCGAGGAGAACTTCTACGAAGCCGTCGGCGGAGCCGACACCTTCCGGCGTCTCGTGGCGCGCTTCTACGCGGGAGTCGCAGAGGACCCCGTCCTCCGGCCCCTGTATCCCGAGGCGGACCTCGGTCCCGCCGAGGACCGGCTGCGGATGTTCCTCGAGCAGTACTGGGGCGGCCCGAGGACGTACTCGCAGCAGCGCGGGCATCCGCGGCTGCGCATGCGCCACGCCCCGTTCACGATCGGGCCCACGGAGCGGGATGCGTGGCTGGCCCGGATGCGCACCTCGGTCGAGGAGCTCGGCCTGTCCGCCGAGCACGAGCGCGAGCTCTGGGACTACCTCGTCATGGCCGCGTACAGCATGGTGAACACCTTCGAGTGA